A single region of the Candidatus Sysuiplasma acidicola genome encodes:
- a CDS encoding redoxin domain-containing protein has translation MKPLMSGTKAPDFTLTSPDGVIVNLNAVLASGPAVITLIPNIAHADATQLIDNFRDDFNEFTALKANVIVILDAGKEEVRRLHDEHELQYPIFPDNNREVFRKFRAMDGIIAKKPRKYVCVVNREGMITKAFRSVDANKLSRQSLYALRDQMGRSALSNKK, from the coding sequence ATGAAACCACTGATGAGCGGAACAAAGGCACCAGATTTTACGCTGACCTCTCCAGACGGAGTCATTGTTAACCTGAACGCGGTTCTTGCGTCCGGGCCGGCGGTGATCACGCTGATACCGAACATAGCACATGCCGATGCAACGCAGCTTATAGACAACTTCAGGGACGATTTCAACGAATTTACAGCACTCAAGGCGAACGTGATAGTAATACTGGATGCGGGGAAGGAGGAGGTCAGGAGGCTTCATGATGAACACGAGCTCCAGTATCCCATCTTCCCCGACAACAACAGGGAAGTATTCAGGAAGTTCAGAGCCATGGACGGCATAATTGCAAAAAAGCCCAGGAAGTATGTGTGTGTTGTTAACAGAGAGGGTATGATCACCAAGGCTTTCAGAAGCGTAGACGCAAACAAGCTCAGCAGGCAGTCCCTTTACGCACTCAGGGATCAGATGGGACGTTCTGCCCTCTCGAACAAAAAATAG
- a CDS encoding zinc-ribbon domain-containing protein, with amino-acid sequence MKEERMTLNGVDPKQLYEDVKQHLVAEEFKVILDEARDGFYDVKAHRSSVLKAVMGAIREAEVMISGTSGSCDVTLRTGAWGRDVAIPAVEGFVVLGVIGGAIGAGAGYYMAHEFEKKFWNWIKEDAHRISMGSANVGSIFTPPMLPHDQNAYSNFQGQPAGQSPGFCAKCGSKIVAGAAFCQGCGTSLA; translated from the coding sequence ATGAAAGAAGAGCGGATGACATTGAACGGCGTGGATCCCAAACAACTCTATGAGGATGTCAAGCAGCACCTCGTTGCCGAAGAATTCAAGGTAATACTGGATGAAGCAAGGGACGGTTTTTACGATGTTAAGGCTCACAGGAGCTCCGTCCTTAAGGCTGTCATGGGCGCGATCAGAGAGGCGGAAGTGATGATAAGCGGCACTTCGGGCAGTTGCGACGTGACACTGAGAACGGGCGCCTGGGGAAGGGATGTGGCAATACCTGCCGTGGAAGGTTTTGTGGTACTCGGCGTAATCGGTGGCGCCATAGGTGCAGGCGCAGGATATTACATGGCGCACGAATTCGAAAAGAAATTCTGGAACTGGATAAAGGAGGATGCGCACAGGATAAGCATGGGGTCGGCGAACGTGGGCTCAATTTTCACACCACCAATGCTGCCGCACGATCAGAATGCCTATTCAAACTTCCAGGGCCAGCCGGCCGGTCAGTCTCCCGGCTTCTGTGCTAAGTGTGGTTCAAAGATTGTTGCCGGAGCGGCGTTCTGCCAGGGATGCGGGACAAGTTTAGCCTGA
- a CDS encoding ornithine cyclodeaminase family protein, giving the protein MPLYIREEEVSELLNIGECMGVLRDAFRKQAEQGAAILPRSRIQTEQGTLNTMAATINSLGVTGTKTYYANKTGVTFVVLLFSTEDAKLLAVIEADKLGQIRTGAMSGLMTDIMAPEGSNRLACAGSGYQAETQIEAVASVRKLESIVVYSKNRKNCELFASSMSRKLGIDVVALDDTAEFVKADILVTATTSKNPVVPDEHISKSCHINAIGANRIGSHELEPETVCSARAIVVDSIAQAKLESGDLSNAFSSGCLDWSSVSEVWEAVSGRMKTGRDTATERTLFKSLGIALEDVAVGKFVFDRAVKQGLGTWL; this is encoded by the coding sequence TTGCCTCTGTACATAAGAGAAGAGGAAGTTTCTGAACTGCTGAACATCGGCGAGTGCATGGGTGTGCTCAGGGATGCCTTCCGGAAGCAGGCGGAGCAGGGTGCGGCAATTCTTCCCCGGAGCAGAATACAGACCGAACAGGGGACGCTGAACACCATGGCTGCCACCATAAACAGCCTGGGAGTCACTGGCACGAAGACGTATTACGCGAACAAAACCGGTGTGACATTCGTTGTACTGCTTTTTTCAACAGAGGATGCGAAACTCCTTGCCGTAATTGAGGCAGATAAACTCGGTCAGATCAGGACAGGAGCAATGTCAGGCCTGATGACTGACATCATGGCACCAGAAGGCAGCAACAGACTCGCGTGTGCGGGAAGCGGATATCAGGCCGAAACCCAGATTGAGGCGGTAGCGTCGGTAAGAAAGCTCGAAAGCATAGTGGTTTACAGCAAGAACAGGAAAAATTGCGAACTCTTTGCATCATCAATGAGCAGGAAGCTCGGTATCGATGTCGTCGCACTGGATGACACTGCTGAATTCGTGAAGGCAGATATATTGGTCACAGCAACGACATCGAAGAATCCGGTGGTACCGGACGAACACATTTCGAAATCGTGCCACATCAATGCCATAGGTGCCAACAGGATCGGCTCCCACGAGCTTGAGCCGGAAACGGTGTGCTCTGCGCGCGCAATTGTTGTCGATTCCATAGCCCAGGCGAAACTCGAGTCTGGCGATCTCAGCAATGCGTTTTCCAGCGGATGTTTGGACTGGTCGTCCGTTTCTGAAGTCTGGGAAGCGGTGTCCGGCAGGATGAAGACAGGCAGGGACACAGCAACAGAGCGGACGTTGTTCAAATCACTGGGCATAGCGCTGGAAGATGTGGCCGTAGGGAAGTTTGTGTTCGACAGGGCGGTAAAACAGGGACTGGGAACCTGGCTCTGA
- a CDS encoding radical SAM protein, with protein MKHLLTEDMRPLRVTMSLCPECTADKKWDTMKVPAVVYAQNGLVNMVKECKEHGIIQDKYWEDFDMYIAAERHKDPGIKLLNPQVDFKASKIDCPKHCGLCVKHKSHTGLGNIVVTNRCDLACWYCFFYAKEGEPIYEPTQDQIRKMLLKMKNEKPIGANAVQITGGEPTLRDDIIDIIKIARDVGYEHVQLNTDSVNFSRKPELVKAVREAGSNVVYMSFDGVTPEVNRKNYYEAPLALENCRKADLGVVLVPTVIGGVNDHQLGAIVKFGATNSDVVRAVNFQPVSLVGRMPKKQREMQRITIPGCIKKIEEQTNGEIGKEDFFTVPSTTKLTNFIEAFTGEDKYRLSIHFACGAGTYVFRQDDGKLVPITRFIDVDGLFDYLQERADDINSAKNKKLARAKAGLQIVSKISSFIDYEKVPKELHIRRMLLKALMSGNYDGLKDFHKKSIFLGFMHFMDPYNYDVDRVEKCDIHYAMPDGRVVPFCAFNVIPEMYRDKVQRKYSIPAKDYEEKTGKKLRFDKFRRDYTEEYKKQIANKYYIDALGRENIPTALPVIRAK; from the coding sequence CTGAAGCATCTTCTTACGGAAGATATGAGGCCGCTGAGGGTGACAATGAGTCTATGCCCTGAGTGCACTGCCGACAAGAAGTGGGATACAATGAAGGTCCCTGCGGTTGTGTATGCCCAGAACGGACTGGTCAACATGGTGAAGGAATGCAAGGAGCATGGCATCATACAGGACAAGTACTGGGAAGATTTCGACATGTATATTGCTGCTGAGCGGCACAAAGACCCCGGCATCAAACTGCTCAACCCGCAGGTTGACTTCAAGGCGTCGAAGATCGACTGCCCGAAGCACTGCGGTCTGTGTGTCAAGCACAAGTCTCATACAGGACTCGGCAACATAGTCGTCACGAACAGATGCGACCTTGCCTGCTGGTACTGTTTCTTCTATGCTAAGGAAGGCGAACCAATCTATGAGCCTACCCAGGATCAGATTAGGAAAATGCTCCTGAAGATGAAGAATGAAAAGCCCATAGGTGCAAACGCAGTCCAGATTACGGGCGGGGAGCCCACGCTCAGGGACGACATCATTGATATAATCAAGATTGCAAGGGACGTCGGATATGAGCATGTTCAGCTGAACACAGACTCGGTTAATTTCTCGAGGAAACCGGAACTGGTTAAAGCAGTCAGGGAAGCAGGCTCCAATGTTGTTTACATGAGCTTTGACGGCGTCACGCCCGAAGTCAACAGGAAAAACTATTACGAAGCTCCGCTTGCGCTCGAAAACTGCAGGAAGGCTGACCTCGGCGTCGTGCTTGTCCCGACAGTCATCGGCGGCGTGAATGATCATCAGCTGGGCGCCATCGTCAAATTCGGTGCCACGAACAGTGATGTTGTCAGGGCAGTCAATTTCCAGCCGGTATCGCTTGTCGGCAGGATGCCGAAGAAGCAGAGGGAGATGCAGCGTATAACCATCCCCGGCTGCATAAAGAAGATTGAAGAACAGACGAACGGAGAGATCGGAAAGGAAGACTTCTTCACTGTTCCGTCGACGACCAAGCTGACGAACTTCATTGAAGCGTTCACCGGTGAAGACAAATACCGGTTGTCAATCCACTTCGCCTGCGGCGCCGGAACCTATGTGTTCAGGCAGGACGACGGCAAGCTCGTTCCGATAACGCGGTTCATCGATGTCGATGGCCTGTTTGATTATCTGCAGGAGAGAGCGGACGATATCAACAGCGCAAAGAACAAGAAGCTGGCCAGGGCAAAAGCGGGCCTCCAGATTGTCTCGAAGATAAGTTCGTTTATCGACTACGAGAAGGTTCCCAAGGAGCTGCACATCAGACGTATGCTTCTGAAGGCACTCATGAGCGGAAACTACGACGGCCTGAAGGACTTCCACAAGAAGTCGATATTCCTCGGCTTCATGCACTTCATGGATCCGTACAACTATGATGTTGACAGGGTTGAGAAGTGTGACATACACTACGCAATGCCGGACGGGAGAGTTGTTCCGTTCTGCGCATTCAACGTCATACCGGAAATGTACAGGGACAAAGTGCAGAGGAAGTACTCGATCCCAGCCAAGGACTATGAGGAAAAGACTGGCAAGAAGCTCAGGTTCGACAAGTTCAGGAGAGACTACACTGAAGAATACAAGAAGCAGATTGCCAACAAGTACTATATCGATGCCCTTGGCAGGGAAAACATACCGACCGCTTTGCCCGTAATCAGGGCGAAGTAA
- a CDS encoding diphthine--ammonia ligase, producing MKLAVLFSGGKDSMYAAYVMSQAGHEIVALLTALSSDPHSFMFHTPNIHMVPAVAECMDLQLISVRSEGDDETTPIDELVQKAAASGAEGIVTGAILSDYQFTRIDRICFENGLKCYSPLWRKDQMTLLLDIVSSGIEAIVTKVAAEGLGEDMLGRRIDGDFVKTAGALSRRYGINPCGEGGEYETLTLDSPMHRKRIVIRKASIVKSASSPGYLVEEAELMPKV from the coding sequence AAGGACTCGATGTACGCTGCATACGTGATGTCTCAGGCCGGGCACGAAATAGTTGCTCTGCTAACCGCCTTATCGAGCGACCCGCATTCATTCATGTTCCACACGCCAAACATCCACATGGTGCCAGCCGTTGCCGAATGCATGGACTTACAGCTTATCAGCGTGAGATCTGAAGGCGACGACGAAACGACGCCAATCGACGAGCTTGTGCAGAAAGCTGCAGCATCCGGTGCAGAAGGGATAGTGACAGGCGCAATACTCTCAGACTACCAGTTCACAAGAATCGACCGCATTTGTTTCGAAAACGGACTGAAGTGCTATTCGCCCCTGTGGAGGAAGGACCAGATGACATTGCTTTTGGATATTGTCTCCTCCGGCATTGAGGCAATCGTGACGAAGGTGGCTGCCGAAGGGCTGGGTGAGGACATGCTGGGAAGAAGGATTGACGGAGATTTCGTCAAGACTGCTGGAGCGCTTAGCCGGAGATACGGCATAAATCCCTGCGGAGAAGGCGGGGAGTACGAAACGCTGACACTTGACAGCCCGATGCACAGGAAGCGCATCGTCATAAGAAAAGCAAGTATTGTAAAATCCGCTTCTTCCCCAGGTTATCTGGTGGAAGAGGCGGAGTTGATGCCAAAAGTTTAA